A segment of the Mycobacterium intracellulare ATCC 13950 genome:
CTGACCTCGCCGCGGGGCAAGCGGCAGTTCCGGCGCGCGGTGCTCAGCGACGACGCGAGCTCGGTCACCAGCTACGGGCCGCCGGCCTCGCACCACCTGCGCTGGCTGGCGTCGGCGAACGGGCTGCTCGACATCCCCGAAGACGTCGTCGAGGTGCCCGAGGGAACGCGGCTGCAGGTCTGGGATCTGCGCTAGCTGTACTGACCGGGGACGTGGGTGACTTAGCCCGCGGGCGTGGCCACGTCCCGGTGGAATTCGTCGGCCTTGTCGAAGGCCGGGTTGTAGCGGATCGCGATGCCGACGATCGACATCATCACCGGGATGGTGGCCAGCGCCGCCGACAGCCCCACCCAGCCGGACAGGTGACCGATCAGCGGCGGGCCGAGCAGGTAGCCCAGCCAGCCCGTCGCCGCCACGATGGCGATCGCCGATCCCGCTTCGCTCGCGCCGTAGGCCGCGCTGAACGCGGTGGGCACCAGCAGCGCCACGCCGACGCCCAGTGCGGCGAAACCGAGCACGCCGACGGCCGCGTTGGCGGTCGCCAGCGTCACGCTCATGCCCGCCACGGCCACCACCGCCAGGGCCGGCAGCAGCCGGCGACTGGGAACCCGCGCGTGCAGCCGGGGCGCTCCGAACCGGGTGATCACCATCGTCAGCGTGTAGGCCGCGTAGCTCAACGCCGAGACGCTCGGGCCGGCGCCCACGACGTTGCGCAGGTAGTTGGCCGACCAGTCGGTGGCCGCGCCCTCGCACAGAAACGACGCGAACGAGACCGCGGCCAGGATCGCCACCGTCGGCGTCATCCAGGCCCGCCGGCCTTGGGGGGTGGGGCCCGAAGACGCGTCGGAGTCATCTGCCGCATCGGGGATCAGGCGACGGGTGAGCATTCCCACCACGATCAGCACGACCGCCCCGAGGACCGTCAGCTGGGCGGTCAGCCCGATGCCCGCGCCGACGCACGCCGCGCCGATGACGGCCCCCACCAGCGTCCCGACGCTCCACATGCCGTGGAACCGCGCCATGATCGGCGCCCGGGCGGCCCGCTCGACGGTCGCGGCCTGGGTGTTCATCGCGACGTCCAGCGCGCCCTGGAACGTCCCCCACAACGCCAGCGCGCCGAAGAGGGCGGCCCCGGATTTGGCCAGCCCCACCGTCGTCCCCGCGACCGCATAGCCGGCGGCCATGACCGGGATCAGGCGGTGGCTGCCCCAGCGGCGCAGCGCCCAGTGGCTTGCCAGCGTGGCCACCACCGATCCCAGCGGGGCGCCGAACAGCGCCGTTCCCAACGCCGCGTCGGAGAGGCCCAGCTCGTCCTTGACCCGCGGAATGTGGGCGGCCCACGACGAAAACACCAGACCGTGGGCGATGAATGCGGCCGTGACACCGCGTTTCGCCCGACGCACCGGTGTCGCCCGCCGATCAGCACTGTGCGGTTGCATGTCGAAGGTCAACGTTCCCTCTGCGGGCGTCCACGAATCAACCGCGGGCTCCGTAAGATGGCCGCGTGGCACGACGCCCCCGCACTATCGGCCCCACGGCTTCGGACCCGGGCTTCAGCCCCCAACACGCGCTGGAGCTGGTGCGCTCCGCCGTCCCGCCGGTGCACCCGGCCGGGCGCCCGTTCATCGGCGCCGGGCTGGCGCTGGCCCTGGCCGGCCGCCGTCACCGCTGGGTGCGACGGGCGGGCCTGCTGGCGGCGGGGGCCTGCGCGGGGTTCTTCCGGCATCCCCCACGCGTGCCGCCCACCCGGCCCGGGGCCGTCGTCGCCCCCGCCGACGGCGAGATCTGCGTGATCGACTTCGCCACCCCGCCCGCCGAATTGAGCATGGGCGACGCGGCGCTGCCGCGGGTCAGCATCTTCCTGTCGCTGCTGGACGCCCATGTGCAGCGCGCACCGGTCAGCGGCGAGGTGATCGCCGTGCAGCACCGGCCGGGCCGCTTCGGGTCGGCCGACCTGGCCGCCGCCAGCACCGAGAACGAACGGACCAGCCTGGTCATCCGCACCCCGGGCGGGGCCGACGTCGTCGCGGTGCAGGTCGCGGGGCTGCTGGCGCGGCGGATCATCTGCGACGCGCACGTCGGGGACAAGCTGTCGATCGGCGACACCTATGGGCTGATCCGGTTCGGCTCCCGGCTCGATACCTACCTGCCGGCCGGCTGCGAACCGCTGGTGAAAGTCGGCCAGCGCGCGATCGCCGGCGAGACCGTGCTGGCCGAGCTGCCATGATCAGCAAGCCGCGCGGCCGGGCGGTCAACCTGCAGATCCTGCCCAGCGCGATGACGGTGCTCTCGGTGTGCGCGGGCTTGACCTCGATCCGGTTCGCCCTCGAACACCAGCCCAAGGCCGCGATGGCGTTGATCGCGGCGGCGGCCATCCTCGACGGTCTGGACGGGCGGGTGGCGCGCATCCTGGACGCCCAGTCGCGGATGGGCGAGGAGATCGACTCGCTGGCCGACGCGGTGAACTTCGGCGTGACCCCGGCGATCGTGCTCTACGTGACGCTGCTGACCAACTCGCCGGCGGGCTGGGTCGTGATCCTGCTCTACGCCGTCTGCGTCGTGTTGCGGCTGGCGCGGTTCAACGCGTTGCAGGACGACGGCAGCCAGCCCGCCTACACGCACGAATTCTTCGTCGGCATGCCCGCGCCGGCCGGGGCGATCTCGATGATCGGCCTGATCGGGCTCAAGCTGCAGTTCGGTGACGGCTGGTGGACCTCGCCGCTGTTCCTGTGCATCTGGATCACCGGGACCTCGATCCTGATGGTCAGCAAGATCCCGATGCGCAAGATGCACGCGGTCGCGGTGCCGCCGAGTTGGGCCGCCCCGCTGCTGGCGATCCTGGCGATCTGCGCGGCCGCGGCGGTGCTGGCGCCCTACGTTTTGATCTGGGTGATCATCATCGCCTACCTGTGCCACGTGCCGTTCGCCATCCGCAACCAGCGCTGGCTGGCCGCCCACCCCGAGGCGTGGGACGACGAACCCAAGCAGCGTCGCGCCACCCGCCGCGCGATCCGCCGGGCGCAGCCCAACCGTCGATCGGTCGCGCGGCTGGGCCTGCGAAAGCCGGGCAGGCGCGTGCCGTGACGGCCGGCGGCTCCGGCGACGATGCGGGCCGCTCCGGGCCGCTGAGGAGCGGAGCCATCAATCCCGCGTCCCGTCAGCTCACCTTGACGGCTCGGCTGAACACCTCGGCCGTCGACTCCCGCCGCGGCGTCATCAGATTGCATCCGAGCGCCGTTGCCGCCCTGGGGATTCGGGAGTGGGACGCGGTGTCGCTGATCGGGTCGCGGACCACGGCGGCGGTCGCGGGCCTGGCCGGCCCGGGCACGCCGGTCGGCACCGTGTTGCTCGACGACGTGACGCTGTCGAACGCGGGGCTGCGGGAGGGGTCCGCGGTGGTCGTCGGCGCGGTCACGGTCTACGGCGCGCGGTCGGTGACGCTGTCCGGCTCGACGCTGGCCAGCCAGTCGATCACGCCGGACACGCTGCGCCAGGCCCTGCTCGGCAAGGTGCTCATGGTGGGCGACGCCGTGTCGCTGCTGCCCCGCGACCTGGGACCCGGCACGTCCAGCTCGGCCGCCACCCGGGCGCTGGCCACGGCGGTGGGCATCAGCTGGACCTCGGAGCTGTTGACCGTCACCGGTGTCGACCCCATGGGGCCGGTCAGCGTGCAGCCCAACTCGCTGGTCACCTGGGGCACCGGCGATGTCGCGTCCGGCGCCGCGACGCCGTCGCGGATCTCGGTCGAGGTCGCCCGGCCGGAGATGGTCGTCGAGGAGCTCAAGGGCACCCAGCCGCAGGCCGCCAAGCTCGTCGAATGGCTCAAGCTCGCGCTCGACGAACCGCACCTGCTCAAGACCCTGGGCGCCGGCACCAACCTCGGGGTGCTGGTGTCCGGCCCGGCCGGGGTGGGCAAGGTGACGCTGGTCCGCGCGGTCTGCGGCGATCGCCGGCTGGTCACGCTGGACGGCCCGGAGGTCGGCGCGCTGGCCGCCGAAGACCGCCTCAAGGCGGTGGCCTCGGCGGTGCAGACGGTGCGCGACGGCGGTGGCGTGCTGCTGATCACCGACGTCGACGCCCTGCTGCCGGCCGCCGCCGACCCGGTGGCCTCGCTGATTCTGGGCGAGCTGCGCACCGCGGTGGCCAGCGACGGCGTCGCGCTGATCGCCACCTCCGCGCGACCCGACCAGCTCGACGCCCGCCTGCGGGCGCCCGACCTGTGTGACCGCGAGCTGGGCCTGCCGCTGCCCGACGCCGCCACCCGCAAAGCGCTACTGGAGTCGCTGCTCAAGAACGTCCCCGCCGGCGGGCTGGATCTCGACGAGATCGCCTCACGCACACCGGGTTTCGTCGTCGCCGACCTGGCCGCGCTGGTGCGCGAGGCTGCGCTGCGGGCGGCGTCGCGGGCCAGCGCCGACGGCCGGCCCCCCGAGCTGAACCAGGAGGACCTGGTCGGCGCGCTGAGCGTCATCAGGCCGCTGTCCCGTTCGGCCAGTGAAGAAGTCAGCGTCGGCGACATCACCCTCGAGGACGTCGGCGACATGGCCGAGGCCCGCCAAGCGCTGACCGAGGCCGTGTTGTGGCCGCTGCAGCATCCCGACACCTTCGCCCGGCTGGGCGTCGACCCGCCGCGCGGCGTGTTGCTGTACGGCCCGCCCGGCTGCGGCAAGACATTCGTCGTGCGCGCGCTGGCCAGCACCGGGCAGCTGTCCGTGCACGCGGTCAAGGGCTCCGAGCTGATGGACAAGTGGGTGGGCAGTTCGGAAAAGGCGGTGCGCGAACTGTTTCGGCGCGCCCGGGATTCGGCGCCCTCGCTGGTCTTCCTCGACGAGGTCGACGCGCTCGCGCCGCGGCGCGGGCAGAGCTTCGACTCGGGCGTCACCGACCGGGTGGTGGCCGCGCTGCTGACCGAGCTCGACGGCGTCGATCCGCTGCGCGACGTCGTCGTCCTGGGCGCCACCAACCGCCCGGATCTCATCGACCCGGCGCTGCTGCGTCCCGGCCGGCTGGAGCGGCTGGTCTTCGTCGAACCCCCCGATGCCGCCGCCCGCCGCGACATCCTGCGCACCGCAGGCAAATCGGTTCCGCTGAGTGCCGACGTCGACCTCGACGAGGTGGCCGCCAGGCTCGACGGCTACAGCGCCGCCGACTGCGTGGCGCTGCTGCGGGAGGCCGCCCTCACGGCCATGCGCCGATCCCTCGATGCCACCGACGTGACGGCCGCCGATCTCGCGGCGGCGCGCGAAACCGTCCGCCCCTCATTGGATCCCGCGCAGGTCGAGTCCCTACGGGCGTTCGCCAAAGCTGTTTAGCACGGCCAGCGCCGAGGCGGCGACGTCCTTTTCGAGCCAGGACGGCATCGGGTCGTCGTGGGCGTGGCGGCGCACCACCGCGTAGGGCAGGTCGGCGACCGCGCGCGCGACGGCGTCGACGGAGCGCGGCCTGGCGTTCCCGTACAGCTGCCGGGCCAACACCGCGATCCGCTCGGTCAGCGGGGCGTTCATCGCGGTGAGCGTCTGCCGGAATGCCGCGTCGGGCTCCTCGTCGAGCAGGTCGCCCGGGCGGATCGTCAATAACAGCCGGGCGTCCTCGGGCAGGGCGCGCGCGAAGCCGACGGCCGCCACCGCCATCGCCACGGCCGTGTCCGCCGGCGTGTCCCCGTCGGCGGCCAGCGCCCGCGCCTGGAAGCGTTCCAGCGCCCGCAGCCACGCCGCCGTCAGGACGCCGTCGCGGTTGCCGAAGCGGTGATACAGCGTGCCCGCCGGCGCTCCACTGGTTTTCGCGATGGCGGCGACGCTGGCCGCGCGCGGTCCGCCGTCGAGCACCAGCGCCCGGGCGGCGTCGAGGATCACATCGGTTTCATGCTTCCGCGGAGGCGCCATGATCTAGTACAGTCCTTCTATATGGAACGATTACCCTATATCGACGAGCATGCCATAACCCTCGACGCGAACCGCGCAGACACGTGGTCGGCGCTGCTGCGGGTGATGTGCCGCGACCCGCATGACGCGACGACGGTGCCGGTCGGCTTCGTCCTGGACGAAGCGCGCGCACCGGCGCG
Coding sequences within it:
- a CDS encoding AAA family ATPase, with the protein product MNPASRQLTLTARLNTSAVDSRRGVIRLHPSAVAALGIREWDAVSLIGSRTTAAVAGLAGPGTPVGTVLLDDVTLSNAGLREGSAVVVGAVTVYGARSVTLSGSTLASQSITPDTLRQALLGKVLMVGDAVSLLPRDLGPGTSSSAATRALATAVGISWTSELLTVTGVDPMGPVSVQPNSLVTWGTGDVASGAATPSRISVEVARPEMVVEELKGTQPQAAKLVEWLKLALDEPHLLKTLGAGTNLGVLVSGPAGVGKVTLVRAVCGDRRLVTLDGPEVGALAAEDRLKAVASAVQTVRDGGGVLLITDVDALLPAAADPVASLILGELRTAVASDGVALIATSARPDQLDARLRAPDLCDRELGLPLPDAATRKALLESLLKNVPAGGLDLDEIASRTPGFVVADLAALVREAALRAASRASADGRPPELNQEDLVGALSVIRPLSRSASEEVSVGDITLEDVGDMAEARQALTEAVLWPLQHPDTFARLGVDPPRGVLLYGPPGCGKTFVVRALASTGQLSVHAVKGSELMDKWVGSSEKAVRELFRRARDSAPSLVFLDEVDALAPRRGQSFDSGVTDRVVAALLTELDGVDPLRDVVVLGATNRPDLIDPALLRPGRLERLVFVEPPDAAARRDILRTAGKSVPLSADVDLDEVAARLDGYSAADCVALLREAALTAMRRSLDATDVTAADLAAARETVRPSLDPAQVESLRAFAKAV
- a CDS encoding phosphatidylserine decarboxylase, whose protein sequence is MARRPRTIGPTASDPGFSPQHALELVRSAVPPVHPAGRPFIGAGLALALAGRRHRWVRRAGLLAAGACAGFFRHPPRVPPTRPGAVVAPADGEICVIDFATPPAELSMGDAALPRVSIFLSLLDAHVQRAPVSGEVIAVQHRPGRFGSADLAAASTENERTSLVIRTPGGADVVAVQVAGLLARRIICDAHVGDKLSIGDTYGLIRFGSRLDTYLPAGCEPLVKVGQRAIAGETVLAELP
- the pssA gene encoding CDP-diacylglycerol--serine O-phosphatidyltransferase, whose amino-acid sequence is MISKPRGRAVNLQILPSAMTVLSVCAGLTSIRFALEHQPKAAMALIAAAAILDGLDGRVARILDAQSRMGEEIDSLADAVNFGVTPAIVLYVTLLTNSPAGWVVILLYAVCVVLRLARFNALQDDGSQPAYTHEFFVGMPAPAGAISMIGLIGLKLQFGDGWWTSPLFLCIWITGTSILMVSKIPMRKMHAVAVPPSWAAPLLAILAICAAAAVLAPYVLIWVIIIAYLCHVPFAIRNQRWLAAHPEAWDDEPKQRRATRRAIRRAQPNRRSVARLGLRKPGRRVP
- a CDS encoding MFS transporter, encoding MQPHSADRRATPVRRAKRGVTAAFIAHGLVFSSWAAHIPRVKDELGLSDAALGTALFGAPLGSVVATLASHWALRRWGSHRLIPVMAAGYAVAGTTVGLAKSGAALFGALALWGTFQGALDVAMNTQAATVERAARAPIMARFHGMWSVGTLVGAVIGAACVGAGIGLTAQLTVLGAVVLIVVGMLTRRLIPDAADDSDASSGPTPQGRRAWMTPTVAILAAVSFASFLCEGAATDWSANYLRNVVGAGPSVSALSYAAYTLTMVITRFGAPRLHARVPSRRLLPALAVVAVAGMSVTLATANAAVGVLGFAALGVGVALLVPTAFSAAYGASEAGSAIAIVAATGWLGYLLGPPLIGHLSGWVGLSAALATIPVMMSIVGIAIRYNPAFDKADEFHRDVATPAG
- a CDS encoding TetR/AcrR family transcriptional regulator, whose product is MAPPRKHETDVILDAARALVLDGGPRAASVAAIAKTSGAPAGTLYHRFGNRDGVLTAAWLRALERFQARALAADGDTPADTAVAMAVAAVGFARALPEDARLLLTIRPGDLLDEEPDAAFRQTLTAMNAPLTERIAVLARQLYGNARPRSVDAVARAVADLPYAVVRRHAHDDPMPSWLEKDVAASALAVLNSFGERP